The genomic window CTCAAGCCACAGCCGGCGGCCTTCGTCCGTTTTGGGAACGTCAAACGCCCGGCGATACCAGCCAATGCTGTTTTCCGGAAACGCGCGGCCCACCGGTTTGAAGCCGTGATTTTTATCGGAATTCTGATCGAAGGGCAGCTCCACCACCCAATCATGTGGCAAATCAACGGTGCGCCAGGCGCTGTCGTCAAATTTAGGCGCCGCTGCACCGCGAGCGCGGCCTGCTTTGGTGAGGTCGGACCCAGCCCCAAAATCGAAATCCAATTTGGGATCGCTGGCGTGACCCAGATGAAATCGCCATCCGGAATCCATCAAGAGCCGCTCTCTTACGGACGTGCTCTGACACTGGGCGAAGATCGCCGAGAGCAGACACACGGCTATGGTCAGCCATTGGATTATGTTTTTCGTCTTTAATTTGGATTCTAATTTGGATTTGCGATTTGATTCACGATTTGAAACGCAAGAAAAGATATCATGCGGGGTGGTTGGCATCCGTACATAATAAAGGCATACCCTCTCGTCGACTAGTAGAGATAGGAGTCGCACGTCATTTTTCGCAGTGCGAAAATCATCTCGGAATTGATCACGGCGCTGCTTATCTTTACTATATTAGGTCTTTGCGCAGACACGATTTTCACAAGGAATATCCCAGGTGATCGAGAAGCAAGCTTTTGGAACCACCCTTGACGGACTGCCGGTTGATCTCTACACAATAACGAATTCACAGGGCGTGGAGGTGCGTGCGAGCAATTATGGCGGCGTCATCACTTCCCTGCTGGTGCCCGACAAAAATGGAAAGCCCGATAACGTTGTTCTCGGCTTCGATAGCCTGGAAGAATATTTCATCAACGGTCCCTGGTTCGGCGCAATCATTGGACGTTATGCCAACCGTATTGCCAATGGCAAATTCACTCTCGACGGGATTGAGTACTCCCTGGCCATCAACAACGGACCGAATGCCTCGCATGGCGGCATCAAGGGGTTCAGCAAAGCTCTTTGGCAGGCTGAGCCATTTCAAGACCTACATGAAGCGGGCGTTATCTTCTTATATTTAAGCAAAGACGGAGAAGAAGGATATCCCGGCAACTTGAGCGCAAAGGTCACTTACACGCTCACAGACCGGAATGAACTTATCTTCGACTATGAGGCCACGACGGACAAAGCTACTCCCCTGAATTTTACGCAGCACACCTATTTCAACCTCGCCGGAGACGGAAAACGAGACGTGCTGGAACACGAACTCACGCTTAACGCCGACCGCTTCACCCCGATTAATAAGACCATGGTTCCTACAGGTGAACTTTGTTCTGTTCAAGGAACACCTATGGATTTCAGCAAGCCCACGACGATTGGCGCGCGGATCCACGAGAATTACGAGCAACTGGTGTTGGCACGCGGTTACGACCACAACTTCGTGATCAATGGAAAAAGCGACGATTTTAAATTTGCGGCGCGGGTTTATGAACCAACCAGTGGACGAGCGCTCGAAGCCTACACCACTGAACCCGGAGTTCACCTCTATTCTGCTAATTTTCTAGACGGGACCATCAAGAGAAAACAGGGCTACGTTTATCAGCAACGCTACGGCTTTTGCCTTGAGACGCAGCATTTTCCGGATTCACCCAATCACCCGAATTTTCCCACAACAATTCTGAGACCGGGCCAAGCCTACAATTCGCGCACGGTGTACAAATTCTCAACGCAGAAATAGTCAAAAACCACAAATGCGGGCCACGTTGAGTTTTCCTAAAAACATCCTCCACTGATTACGTTGACGAACGTGCACTAGTTGGGGATTATCAAATCCTTCTCCAGGGATTTAAGGGGGTCGGCTTTTAGATGCCTACCCCCTTTTTACTCAATTAACCATTGAGGGTACCGTCTCCTACGGTGACTTAACATCCCTGCTTATATTAAAGAAACAAAAGAGTTTCGCCATTTCTTAACATCTTGTAACCGTTCGGCTACTTCCGAAATCCTGGGCTTTGACTCATCCTGTGGTTGATGTGCAGGAAGGCTTTGAGACTTTGAGGCCATTGGTGTGCGGACCAATAGCCCAAAAAGGATGCGGTCTTATTGTCGCCAGACGGTAAGACCGCATTCGTTTAAACCAGTGATGCAGTCCAGCAAACCAGGGGAGGATGTGATGAGGAAAGGATTTATTTTCATACATCCTGCACGCCCTGATTTGCGTATTTCGACAGACGCGAGATAGCATAGTTGAGATGGTCCGCAAGACGATTTCGCTGATTGTGATCCTGTCGCTTTCACAGGCGTTTGCTTTTGCGGCAATTTGCGACATGCGCTGCCAAATCATGCAGACAGACATGAGCCATGCCAAAACCGCTGCATCCCATGAGCACCATCATCCGGCGGGCCACATGCATGCCAACCATGCGATGCATGAGCACGCAGATGTGCACTGCGCAAACACCACATCATCCTGTCACCTGGACGTAGGCACCGGCTGCGCAACTACCTGCATTTCTGTGTCAAAGGCGGGCAAAAGCTTCGTTTCAACTCCGAACCCCGTGCTTGCTGCTTCCCTGGAAAAGACCGACGAAGCTGCGACCGACTCCGCACAATTTTCGGAATCTATACCTTTGCCTCTACTGACGAGGCCTGCCTCAAGCTTTACCGTCCTAAGAATTTGACCCCGAAAAACTCTGCTGAATCGCTCGCACTCTACGTGTGCGTGTAAACGATCTGATGTTTTCGCTTTCGGCGATCGAGTTTTTCAAGGGACTCATGCATTTTATTTCGAGAAAGTTTTCGCTCGGCCTGCTTTTATTGGCCTTTTACGCAACGCTGCGTGCGCAGGAGACGCATGGCGACATGCAAACCCAGACCCCATCGCAACAGCATCCTGCAATGCCCGATATGGACATGGAACACATGAAGCATGGCAAAACCATGGAAATGAATATGGGTGAAACACCCACCACGTTCATCGAAGAAATTGAAAGTCATTCGTCTTCCGGGAGCGATGCCCAGCCCAATTCAACGCCAACATCGATGCTTATGAGTATGAAAGGCAATTGGATGCTCATGTTGCACGGCGTGGCTTTTCTCAGTGAGCAACAGCAAAGCGGCGAGCGCGGGGGCGACAAATTCTTCTCCACCAACTGGGTCATGCCCATGGCCCAGCGAAAATTCGGGAAGAGTACGCTCACTCTGCGGGCCATGTTGAGCTTTGAGCCGGCAACGGTCACAAAGCGGTACTATCCGGAATTGTTTCAGCAAGGGGAAACCGCCTTCAGCAAACCCATTGTAGATGGACAGCATCCCCACAATTTCCTCATGGAAGTTGCTGCGCTGTATGACCTACGATTGGGAGAGAAGAGCCTGCTTTCTTTTTATGCTGCTCCTGTGGGTGATCCAGCGATGGGGCCGACAGCCTATCCGCATCGCGCGTCCGCGTCTGAAAATCCACTAGCTGCGCTTGGGCATCACCTCCAGGATTCCACACACATCGCCGATGATGTTCTTACTTTGGGTATTACCCATAGCGCCGTGCGCCTGGAAGTCTCCGGCTTCCACGGCAGAGAGCCTGATGAAAACCGCTGGAAACTGGACTCAGGCAAAATTAATTCCTGGTCCACCCGGCTGACAGTCAATCCCGGGCAGAATTGGAGCGGCCAATATTCGTTTGCCCATCTGGCCAGTCCTGAGGCCCTGCATCCTAAAGAAGATGTTGACCGCATGACCGCGTCGGTAACCTACAACCACCCCATTAAAAATGGGAACTGGGCAACGCTGCTGTTGTGGGGACGCAATCGAAGCCGTCCGACAGGCCTGGTTTGGAACGGCTATCTCGCCGAATCCACTTTGCAATTCAGTACGAGGAATTACGTGTGGGCGCGTTTTGAGAATGTGGACCGCACCAGTGAATTGCTGTTGAAGAACAGCTTTGAACCAGCGAGTTTCGAGGAAAGCATTATCGGACGCGTACAGGCATCAACCCTTGGTTACGACCGGGATATTGATCTGGTTCCGCATCTTGCAACTGCAATTGGAGGCCGAGTCACCTTCTATGGCGTGCCAGATACGTTGAAGCCGATTTACGGCTCGCATCCGGTAGGGGTTGTTCTTTTTGTTCGAATACGCCCGTTTGGAAAAAAGGGTAATCCCTGAGAATCAAGGCCGCAGTTTGATCGTCTTCGAAAAATCTCGATCGGCCATTTTGCTGGAGGGCATGGCCGATCGAGAAGCCAACATTGGGCTAAAAGGGTTCACATTCTTGTTCTCGGGAGAACAAGAACGGCATCCTGAAACTGCCTTACTGTCCACGGAATTGCACGAGGAGATTGCGGACAGCATCCCAATTTCCTGAGGGACAATAGGCTTTCCCCACTAGCTAGTCAAGCACGAAATTCTAAAACGTTACTTTAGGATAACTAAACGGCCGCAATCCTCCGGCACTCCAGGCACGGCATCTTCGATCAAGCTACGCGATTGCTTCTACTGCTGGGGTGCAGCAGCAGGATAAGGATGGTCCTCTGCTTGCCGTATCTTCACGACAAAATAGAAGAATGTCGGGGGCACCTGAACGCTTTTGAACCAGTGCGGCGTACCGGGAGGTATTACGATCACGTCTCCCTTGGTGAGCAGGTGCGCTTCGCCGCCGTCAATAGCAGACCCACGGACCTCTTCCGGCGCCGTTACTTTCGGGTCAATAATTTTGCCGCCAGTGATAAAGGTTGCAGTCCCGTCGACAATATAAAAAACGTCGGTGTCCCTGGTATGAAGTTCCGCTTTACCGGGCGTATCGTGCTTGCCACCGATGACCTTGTAGTTGCGGCCGTCTCCGGGAACAAGTGTGCCCCCCTTGTCGAATGCTGCTTTGACATCGGCGCTGGGGAAATATCTCACTTCCTCGGTCGCAGATGGGGCCGGAGTCGCAGCCGGGGCAGGCGCCTTGGGGTCTGTGGTTTGCGAACAGCCTATGGCTCCCAGGCCGAAGATAGCAAGGGAAACCACGACAATTTCAAAAAGAAACTTTCTCATATCAGGTATTCCTCCGGGTAAAAGCTATCGCGCCGCAGCTCGTTCTGGCAAGGCGGCAAATATGGGAAAAATTCAACTGCATACGCGTTGGTCCTTCATGTGGCTCATTTCTCAGTCAGTGTAGTCTGAAGGAAACTCGCAATGGATTGCGTCAGCTTACGTGGATAATCGGTCTTCGCCATGGCAAGCGCCTGTTTTCTCATCAGGCGGTATCCCCCGACGCGCTGGATATGGAAAAACCTGCTTTGACCACGCAGCGCGTGTTCCGGAAGTATGGAACACCCGAAACCGGATTCGACCAAGCGCTTGATGGCTTCGGTATCGTCAGCCTCCATCACGACGTGCGGCGTCAAACCGATTTCATCGAAAAAGCGGTCAATGACCGATCTCATATTACTCCGCTTGGGATAAAGCAGAAACGGAACGGTGGCCAGCTCAGAGGGACGGATGGTCGTGATGTGCCCCCCGCGAACACGCGTGGTAGATGGACGTATGAAAAGCAATTCTTCTTCAAAAAGCGGGGTTATCCTGATGTTCTCTTCCGGAAATGGGAGAGAGATAAGTCCGAGATCAAAGCGACGGTCGAGCAAACCATGAACAATTTCTTCAGTCACTCCGACAGAAACCCGAATTTCGGTCTTTGGATACTGTTTCCGCAACAACCGAAGTGGCCGGCCAAGACGATAAATTAAGGTCGTAACCCCGGTGGCAAAGTTGAAGGGGCGCGTATCGGTTGAGGGATCGTTCTCGAAATCGTGCTGCAACTGGACCATTTGCTTGATCACGGCCCGGGCATGTTCGGTCAGGCGGAATGCAGCCGGCGTGGGCAGCAGCCGCTTGCCTGACCGCACAAACAGTTCCGTGCGAAGTTCAGAAGCCAGGTTATGGAGTTGAAGACTGATAGCACCGGGTGACAGGTGGACCTTTTCAGCCGCCCGGGTCACACTTGAAGAATCCATCACTGCGAGGAAAAGCTCGAGTTGGCGAATATCCATTTCCTTCTCCCAATCATCATCTCATATGCCGGCAAAATCTCCACCGGCTGGCTGCAAGAACCGGCGCCGACACAGCAGTGACCCAAAGCCCGTTAAAAAGCCTGCCCCGCGAAACTATACCTTGAGACGGTTTGTTGCGATGTCTAGCTTACCAATCGTTAAGCCTAACTAAACAAAACTTTTAGATTTTCGGGCTTGACTCTTTTGACACTAAGCACCTATGGTGCCTCAACCGAAACCTCTAGACCGGTTTTACAGATGTAAAACCGGTCTAGTTTTTGCCTGTGTACTCGATCTCGTAATATTCTGATTCATGCTAAAAACAGCACCAGCACCCCCTTGCTGGATTAACTAATATCTAATGGCATCGAAAGGATTCTGAGGGATGAATAATAGGTCCGGATATTTATACGTAGCCATACTGATTGCATCTTCTTTTTTTGTATTGTCGGGTCCCAAGAGCTGGGCTGCGGCAGAAACGCTGGACTCCTCTGCGTTGCGAATTGAATTGAATACCAGTCCTTATTCTTTTCGTATTCTCGAAAAATCTACCGGGGAGGTACTGCTTTCACACAGCAGCACGGCCTTCACCGCAGACCATCACGTTGTGACCCAGGCAACCGACGTCACAAAACAGCCGAAAAGTCTGCAGGCTGCGCTGGTGTTGGCAGGAACCGACAAAAAAGCGCATCTGACGTTCACCTTTTCCAAGCCTGAAGTGGTTCAAGTCAAGCTGGCATACGACGACAATACTTCCGGTGAGACTTACGAAGAGTTCAACGACCAGAACGAACACTATTACGGTATTTGGGAATACCCTTTTGCCGGCAGCATTGATAACCGCGGTACCGACCAGGACTTTCTCGGCTTCCGCCATGGGCCTGACGTCAACTACGACAGCGCGCGAGCGCCTTTTTACATGACATCAAAGAAATATGCGCTGTACGTTGAGTCTACCGCCCAGGGACATTACACAATTGCCAAAGATGGCAAGACCGGGTTTTCTTTCCTGGAGCCGCAACTGACCTACGATGTCATCTATGGGCCTTCCTACTCGGACATGCTCAATCGCTACGTGGAGCTGGCGGGTGGTGCATTCATGCCTCCGACCTGGGCCTTTGGAACCATCTGGTGGAGAGATGACAACCACGAAGACTTGGGTAACTCCAAGAACGCACAAGAGCTGGTCATGGATGATGCCGATCATTTGCGCAGTCTGCACATCCCCGCCAGCGCGATCTGGCTCGACCGTCCCTTCGGAACCGGCCAGATGGGCTGGGGCAATATGGATTTCGACCCGTCGTTCCCCGATCCTCCCAAGATGATCAGCGACCTGAAAGACCGCGGCATGTTTCTGCTGATATGGATCGCAAACCGGAGTTGGAACCAGCTTTATAAAGAGGGAACGGAAAAAGGCTATCTCTTCCCGGGAATCGAAGAAAAGGTAGGACCGGCCGGCGATGAGCGCCGTCCAGAGGTCAACCAATGGTTGAAGGACAAGCTGAATGCGTATGTTCGTCTGGGCATTAAGGGTTACAAGATTGATCGGGGTGAAGAAGAGGAGCTGCCGCACTCGTTTGAAAACCTGAACGCTATTCTTTATCCAAAGTTGGCGGCTGAAGGACTGGCAGACGCATACGGAAAGGACTACTTCATATTCACACGAAACGTCAATGATACCGCCCGAAAGTACACTGCGGTTTGGAACGGCGATACGCGCGCCACTTTTCCGGGGTTGGCGGTTTCGGTCAAGACGGGACAGCGTAGCGGCGCCATCAATTTCCCAATGTGGGGTTCCGATACCGGCGGTTATATTAACCGTCCTGCTCCCACCAAAGAGCTGTTTGCTCGCTGGTTGGAATTCAGCGCCTACAGCTCAATGATGGAGGTGATGATCGGCCCGAAGCGAACCATCTGGTATGACTACGATCCGGAGCTGGTAGACATCACCAGGAAATACACTACCGCGCATCACGATCTCATCCCATACACGCGGTCTTATATGTATCAGGCCACGCAGACAGGCATGCCCATCATGCGGTCGCTCATCTTTGCTTATCCCTCCGATACGAAACTGTACGACACCTGGGATGAGTACCTGTATGGAGCGGATCTGCTGGTAGCTCCAGTCACAACGGAAGGGGCCACCAGCCGCAATGTCTACCTTCCTGACGGAATCTGGATGGACTACAACGATAAGACCACGCTCTACAAAGGAGCCTCAGCGATCACAGCGAAAGCCCCTCTGGGGACGATTCCCGTTTTCGTGCGTGAAGGCGCAATCATTCCCCGAGGCGATATCTTGAAAGCGAACAACAGTTGGGATGCAAACTGGAGTCCGAAGCTGCGTATCGAGGTCTTCCCCTCAAATACATCTGCCAGCCAGTTCGATTACTTTACGGGAGACGCCGCGAAGACAATCTCTGTCGCTCCTAAAAACAAAGGCATCGAAATCAGCTTTGCCGATTTAGGAGTCAATGGCGACCTGGAGGTGTATTGCAACAGCGTCAAAGGCGTGGTGCGCAACGGCGTCACGCTGCATGAAGGCACAGACTACAAATATGACGCGCACGCACAGAAGCTAACCATCCCCTTCAAGGGCGCCACTACACTGGCAATCCAGGGGGCCCAGGGGTTATTCATTGCGAGCAACTGCCAGTCAACGGGGGATACCTGTTCTCTTTATTGATCACCCTCGGCCGGTTTTTTCTGCTCGGCCGCGTGTGCTTCAATTTGCTCTCGTAACGAACCTGCCCGGCCTGCGGTTTCATCCGCGGGCCGGCCTTGTTTGAGCTGTTCAATCTGCTGGCGCAGGCGCTGTGCCCTTTTGGCCTGTTCTTTCCTGGAACGCAAGAACTTATCTGCCATACCAGACCCCCAATATGGAAGGAAAAAGATAACTTCCAGACTGTTACTATTTTAGCTTCTTAATGTGGTCTCGCAGTCTTTTTGCGCGTCCCGCGCTACTCTCGGCAAACGGAGAGATTGCCGCGGCACTCGGTGTTGCAGGCTTGACAGAAATAACAGTTTTGCTCCAGCTTTTTCATTTCAGGAAAGTTGCAGGGTGTTTCCCCGAATCATGTGTCCGCGATGAACGCATAACTCTCCACTAACTTCAACTTCACGGCCGTCGTGCTAACATTCTAGGGAGAAGATTCTGTTGAGATGTCTGATCTGCCCCAACATTAATAATATTTCTTTAAAGGATGATGAGTTTTTGCAGTCAGCGTGGCCTGAATCAGTATTCCTCTATCTACTATGACAAGAACACAACCCTTGTGGAAATGCGAAAGTCAGACTGCACGTCTTGCAGAGTTGACCGCGCGAAGCGGTGAAATCAAAGAAGCGCCGCTTCGCCGCGATGTGCGATCACTCGGCATAATTTTGGGCAGAGTGATCAAGGAGCAACGCGGAGAGCAACAGTTCCAGGCAGTGGAACAGCTTCGCGAGTTGCTCATCAAACATCGCCAGCAAAAGAATTCTGCGGCTGGACCTCCTCTGATTCATCAGGCGCGGCAGCTTATCGAAAAGATGAGCCTGGCCGATGCTTATTACACCACCAAGGCATTTTCGATTTATTTTGAACTTACGAACCTGGCAGAGACGAACCATCGCGGACGCCGTCGGCAGGCGGCCCAGGCCGATCCGGAAAGACCTCCCTTACCAGGCTCCTTCAGCGGGACCCTGCGCCGAATCCGTAATGACGATATCAGCGAAGGCCAGGCTTTGGAGTATCTCCGGCAGGTGCGCGTTATTCCGGTATTCACGGCGCATCCGACGGAGGTGGCGCGGCGGACCGTGCTCTCTACCCGTCGTCGCATTGCGCAGCAATTGGCGCTATTGGACCGGCTTCCCTTGAGCGACGCTGAAGCCAGTAAACACGAGCACATCATCACCGCTGAGATTTCCCTGCTTTGGCAGACGGATGAAGTCCGCTTGCGGCAACAGACCGTCGCCGATGAGATCAAAATGGGGCTCGATTACTATCTGATCTCCATTCTCGATACCATTCCCGGTCTTTACGAAGAGATAGCTGAAGCTTTTCGTGATGCATACGACAGCGAGCTCAAGGCCAGCGAACTTCCCGATGTGGTTTCCTTTGGATCGTGGATCGGCGGCGACCGCGACGGAAATCCGTACGTTACGCCCGACAGCACGCGCAGCAGTTTACAGATGTCCAGAAATCTCATTTTGGATCACTATATTCGCAAGTGTGAACAACTGTTCGAGCACTTGAGCCCTTCCACGCGCCAGGTGCCGGCATCGCGCGAGCTGCTGGAAAGGCTGGAAGTCTATGCGCAGCAGCTTCCGGAGATCCATTCGAATCTCTCTCGATTTTCCGGGAATGAAGCCTACCGGCAGATGCTGGCCTATATTGTGCAGCGTCTGCGCTGCAGCCGCGAGGAGCCTTGCCCCGCGAACGCTTACTCCGGGCCGGAAGAATTTGCGCTGGATTTGCGGCTCATGCGCGAGAGCCTGCAGGCGCATTCCGGCGAACGCCTGAATGAATTGGTGCTCGATCCGCTGTTGAGGCAGGTTTCCATCTTTGGCTTCCATCTGCAGAAGCTTGATATTCGCCAGCATGCGCGCGTGCATAGCAAAGCGGTTGAAGAGCTATCGGGAATGTTGCCCGGACAGGCGAAAACGACTCCCGATGTAGAAATTTCTCCGCCTACACAAAACGCTCTGGAAACTTTGCGCACGGTAGCTGAACTTAAGCACCATTCCCCAAAGGCGATTGAAGCCTATGTCATCAGCGGGGCCCGTAGTGAGGAAGATATATGGAACCTCATTCGGCTGGCGGGACTCTCCGGGCTTCATGTTGGGGCATCGGCCGGCGGAAAAAATCCGGGAGTAATGCCGGTGCCGTTGTTCGAATCCATCGAGGACCTGCGAAATTGTCCTCAGGTGTGCCGCAGGCTTTGGAACTCGGCAGAATATGCGCCGTTGCTGGAATCCTGGGGACATCGCCAGGAAATCATGCTGGGCTACTCCGATTCCAACAAAGATGGCGGCATGCTCACCAGTACATGGGAGCTCCATAAAACCCACCGCGAGCTGCACCAGGTTGCGGCTGAATGCGGCGTGAAGCTGCGCCTGTTCCACGGGCGCGGCGGCACCGTAGGACGCGGAGGCGGGCCTACTCACGCGGCCATCGTGGCGCAACCCCGGGGCGCATTCAGCGGTGAGATACGAATTACCGAACAGGGCGAGGTCATGAACTGGAAGTATTCTGACCCGGTGCTCTCGGAATGGAACCTTGAGCTGATGATCGCAG from Terriglobales bacterium includes these protein-coding regions:
- a CDS encoding aldose epimerase family protein; the protein is MIEKQAFGTTLDGLPVDLYTITNSQGVEVRASNYGGVITSLLVPDKNGKPDNVVLGFDSLEEYFINGPWFGAIIGRYANRIANGKFTLDGIEYSLAINNGPNASHGGIKGFSKALWQAEPFQDLHEAGVIFLYLSKDGEEGYPGNLSAKVTYTLTDRNELIFDYEATTDKATPLNFTQHTYFNLAGDGKRDVLEHELTLNADRFTPINKTMVPTGELCSVQGTPMDFSKPTTIGARIHENYEQLVLARGYDHNFVINGKSDDFKFAARVYEPTSGRALEAYTTEPGVHLYSANFLDGTIKRKQGYVYQQRYGFCLETQHFPDSPNHPNFPTTILRPGQAYNSRTVYKFSTQK
- a CDS encoding cupin domain-containing protein, which encodes MRKFLFEIVVVSLAIFGLGAIGCSQTTDPKAPAPAATPAPSATEEVRYFPSADVKAAFDKGGTLVPGDGRNYKVIGGKHDTPGKAELHTRDTDVFYIVDGTATFITGGKIIDPKVTAPEEVRGSAIDGGEAHLLTKGDVIVIPPGTPHWFKSVQVPPTFFYFVVKIRQAEDHPYPAAAPQQ
- a CDS encoding LysR family transcriptional regulator; this translates as MDIRQLELFLAVMDSSSVTRAAEKVHLSPGAISLQLHNLASELRTELFVRSGKRLLPTPAAFRLTEHARAVIKQMVQLQHDFENDPSTDTRPFNFATGVTTLIYRLGRPLRLLRKQYPKTEIRVSVGVTEEIVHGLLDRRFDLGLISLPFPEENIRITPLFEEELLFIRPSTTRVRGGHITTIRPSELATVPFLLYPKRSNMRSVIDRFFDEIGLTPHVVMEADDTEAIKRLVESGFGCSILPEHALRGQSRFFHIQRVGGYRLMRKQALAMAKTDYPRKLTQSIASFLQTTLTEK
- a CDS encoding TIM-barrel domain-containing protein, which encodes MNNRSGYLYVAILIASSFFVLSGPKSWAAAETLDSSALRIELNTSPYSFRILEKSTGEVLLSHSSTAFTADHHVVTQATDVTKQPKSLQAALVLAGTDKKAHLTFTFSKPEVVQVKLAYDDNTSGETYEEFNDQNEHYYGIWEYPFAGSIDNRGTDQDFLGFRHGPDVNYDSARAPFYMTSKKYALYVESTAQGHYTIAKDGKTGFSFLEPQLTYDVIYGPSYSDMLNRYVELAGGAFMPPTWAFGTIWWRDDNHEDLGNSKNAQELVMDDADHLRSLHIPASAIWLDRPFGTGQMGWGNMDFDPSFPDPPKMISDLKDRGMFLLIWIANRSWNQLYKEGTEKGYLFPGIEEKVGPAGDERRPEVNQWLKDKLNAYVRLGIKGYKIDRGEEEELPHSFENLNAILYPKLAAEGLADAYGKDYFIFTRNVNDTARKYTAVWNGDTRATFPGLAVSVKTGQRSGAINFPMWGSDTGGYINRPAPTKELFARWLEFSAYSSMMEVMIGPKRTIWYDYDPELVDITRKYTTAHHDLIPYTRSYMYQATQTGMPIMRSLIFAYPSDTKLYDTWDEYLYGADLLVAPVTTEGATSRNVYLPDGIWMDYNDKTTLYKGASAITAKAPLGTIPVFVREGAIIPRGDILKANNSWDANWSPKLRIEVFPSNTSASQFDYFTGDAAKTISVAPKNKGIEISFADLGVNGDLEVYCNSVKGVVRNGVTLHEGTDYKYDAHAQKLTIPFKGATTLAIQGAQGLFIASNCQSTGDTCSLY
- a CDS encoding phosphoenolpyruvate carboxylase; protein product: MWKCESQTARLAELTARSGEIKEAPLRRDVRSLGIILGRVIKEQRGEQQFQAVEQLRELLIKHRQQKNSAAGPPLIHQARQLIEKMSLADAYYTTKAFSIYFELTNLAETNHRGRRRQAAQADPERPPLPGSFSGTLRRIRNDDISEGQALEYLRQVRVIPVFTAHPTEVARRTVLSTRRRIAQQLALLDRLPLSDAEASKHEHIITAEISLLWQTDEVRLRQQTVADEIKMGLDYYLISILDTIPGLYEEIAEAFRDAYDSELKASELPDVVSFGSWIGGDRDGNPYVTPDSTRSSLQMSRNLILDHYIRKCEQLFEHLSPSTRQVPASRELLERLEVYAQQLPEIHSNLSRFSGNEAYRQMLAYIVQRLRCSREEPCPANAYSGPEEFALDLRLMRESLQAHSGERLNELVLDPLLRQVSIFGFHLQKLDIRQHARVHSKAVEELSGMLPGQAKTTPDVEISPPTQNALETLRTVAELKHHSPKAIEAYVISGARSEEDIWNLIRLAGLSGLHVGASAGGKNPGVMPVPLFESIEDLRNCPQVCRRLWNSAEYAPLLESWGHRQEIMLGYSDSNKDGGMLTSTWELHKTHRELHQVAAECGVKLRLFHGRGGTVGRGGGPTHAAIVAQPRGAFSGEIRITEQGEVMNWKYSDPVLSEWNLELMIAASLEAVVSSHDTQPNTENGWDWAMEAMSEQAYTFYRKNIAENADIMPYFEQATPVNELEFARIGSRPPRRSQSRSLDDLRAIPWVFGWMQSRHGLPAWFGIGHALENFVSADASREKLLQEMLQKFPLFSVLIRNVEITMAKADLSIARLYAELVPDEQLRQRVFEMISKEFDRSLQMVLRVTGQSELLQDNPVLARSIRLRNPYVDPMSLIQVELLRRKRAGNNSTELNYALAATINGIAAGLHNTG